From the genome of Vulgatibacter sp.:
AAGGCGCGGCCCATCCGCTTCGGATCGCCCAGGGTGGCGGCGAGGTCCGAGAGGGCCGGCGCGAAGATCACCTCCCCCAGGGTGAGCACCGCCATGCCGAGGGCGAGGCCGACGAATCCCGCCGCCGCGCCGAAGAGCAGGTAGGCGGCTGCGTAGAGCGCAGCGCCCAGGACCAGCGTGCGGCGCATGCCGAAGAGGCCGACGAGCTGCACCGCCGGGACCTGGAAGAGCACCACCAGCACGCCGTTCACCGTATAGAGCAGGCCGACGTCCGCCTCGGTGAGACCGAGCTCGGTGGAGGCGTAGACCGAGAGCGTCGAGAAGATCTGGACGGTGAGGATCGAGGCGACGAGGACGAGGCCGAGGTAGAGCGCGAAGGGGCGGTTCTCGCGCAGGGCGGCTGCGATCGCTCGCGGGGTGAAGGGCTCGGCGCTGCGGGCGGCGCTGCCGCCGCCGTCGGGGATGGGGAGCACCGCGAGGATGGCGAGGAGCGTCGCCGGCGCCGCCACGAAGAAGAGCGCGCCGTAGGATTGCGCCGCGAGGAGGCCGCCGAGGGCGGGGCCCACCGCCCAGCCGAGGTTGACGCCCATGCGCTGCAGGCCGAAGGCGGCGACGCGGGCCTGCGGCGGCGCCAGCTCGGTGACCGCGGCGCTCGCAGGCGGCTCGAAGATCGCGCGCAGGAAACCGGCCAGCACCACCAGCCCTCCGACCAGGAGGACGGGTCCCTCGGCGAGGACCGCGAAGCCCAGGGCCGCCATGGTGAGCATGCGGAAGAGGAGCCCACCCACCATCACCTTGCGCCTGCCGACGCGATCGGTGAGCTCGCCGGCGACGGCCTGCCCCACCGCGGAGCAGATCCCGGAGAGGAGGTAGACGAGGCCGAAGGTGGCGCCGCTCG
Proteins encoded in this window:
- a CDS encoding MFS transporter; its protein translation is MSEHQAPQSSGVTARLLAGFLALDPAIWRLALARSINTMGFSLVMPFLALYLVRDRGASGATFGLVYLLSGICSAVGQAVAGELTDRVGRRKVMVGGLLFRMLTMAALGFAVLAEGPVLLVGGLVVLAGFLRAIFEPPASAAVTELAPPQARVAAFGLQRMGVNLGWAVGPALGGLLAAQSYGALFFVAAPATLLAILAVLPIPDGGGSAARSAEPFTPRAIAAALRENRPFALYLGLVLVASILTVQIFSTLSVYASTELGLTEADVGLLYTVNGVLVVLFQVPAVQLVGLFGMRRTLVLGAALYAAAYLLFGAAAGFVGLALGMAVLTLGEVIFAPALSDLAATLGDPKRMGRAFGLFGLTQSLGLSLGPLLGGVAYDGLRGDPLTLWGIFAVGMAAVAAAYALLGSRLRLAQ